One segment of Mobula birostris isolate sMobBir1 chromosome 29, sMobBir1.hap1, whole genome shotgun sequence DNA contains the following:
- the apex2 gene encoding DNA-(apurinic or apyrimidinic site) endonuclease 2 isoform X1 — protein METAGPESGLRLVSWNVNGIRARGKQLRPTLLSLGAHIICLQETRVSRDLLEEDVAILEGFNSYFSHSRTRTGYSGVATYCTDDVAPFAAEEGLSGLLSGIGAALPLGLTDQFSEQELRQLDSEGRALITKHRLRLPEEEEGERTLAVINVYVPRADPDNQQRLEFKLRFCQLLQARAEALLRDGEIVLVLGDLNISHRPIDHCQPGDLDEFAAQPGRRWLDGFVCQDEEGTGGGLFVDTFRLFNPGRLEAYSCWQTSTGARETNYGTRIDYVLAGGPQARRWLGGCDLLTEVRGSDHCPVRAWLRARCLPTARLPPLCTKNLPEFAGVQQTLSRFLVALSRPDRGPPSPRASGEEGAEFRPGVGAKSRQGAGVGAKPRPAMGGRRGRKVSGRPTLNGNLLAYFKPADAGGAGSGSRSPSPPTAGASEGEEVAPPPAVFWKGLLRGRPPPPACPGHGEPCVLRTVRKAGPNRGRGFYSCRRPPGPVHNPASRCGFFRWADSTG, from the exons GAGACCTGCTGGAGGAGGACGTGGCCATCCTTGAGGGCTTTAACTCCTACTTCAGCCACAGCCGCACACGCACTGGCTACtcag GTGTGGCCACCTACTGCACGGACGACGTCGCCCCGTTTGCGGCAGAGGAGGGTCTTTCGGGGCTGCTGTCCGGGATTGGGGCCGCTCTCCCCCTGGGGCTGACCGACCAGTTCTCTGAACAGGAGCTCCGTCAGCTGGACAGCGAGGGCCGGGCCCTCATCACGAAGCACCGCCTACG GCtgccggaggaggaggagggggagaggacacTGGCTGTGATCAACGTTTACGTCCCCCGGGCCGACCCCGACAACCAGCAGCGCCTCGAGTTCAAACTGCGTTTCTGCCAACTGCTGCAGGCCAGGGCTGAGGCCCTGCTTCGGGACGGAGA GATAGTGCTTGTACTTGGAGACCTGAACATATCTCATCGGCCCATTGACCACTGCCAGCCCGGAGACCTG GACGAGTTCGCAGCCCAGCCCGGGCGGAGGTGGTTGGATGGGTTCGTGTGCCAGGACGAGGAGGGGACAGGAGGCGGGCTGTTCGTCGACACTTTCCGGCTCTTCAACCCAGGCCGGCTGGAGGCCTACAGCTGCTGGCAGACCAGCACGGGCGCCCGGGAGACCAACTACGGCACGCGCATTGACTACGTCCTGGCTGGCGGCCCCCAGGCCCGGCGCTGGTTGGGGGGCTGCGATCTGCTGACGGAGGTGCGGGGCTCGGACCACTGCCCCGTACGGGCATGGCTCAGGGCCCGCTGCCTGCCCACCGCCCGCCTGCCCCCGCTCTGCACCAAGAACCTGCCAGAGTTTGCCGGGGTCCAGCAGACCCTCTCCCGCTTCCTGGTGGCCCTCTCCCGCCCCGACCGTGGTCCACCCTCCCCTCGGGCTTCTGGGGAAGAGGGGGCAGAGTTTCGGCCGGGGGTTGGGGCCAAGTCTCGCCAAGGGGCAGGAGTAGGGGCCAAGCCCAGGCCAGCGATGGgtggcaggagggggaggaaggtcAGTGGACGTCCCACCCTGAATGGGAACCTTCTGGCCTACTTCAAGCCCGCAGATGCTGGGGGTGCCGGCTCCGGTTCCCGTTCTCCGAGCCCCCCGACTGCGGGGGCCTCGGAGGGAGAGGAAGTTGCGCCGCCCCCCGCCGTCTTCTGGAAGGGGCTGCTGAGGGGACGGCCCCCGCCCCCAGCCTGCCCCGGTCACGGCGAGCCCTGCGTCCTGCGCACCGTCAGGAAGGCTGGCCCCAACCGCGGGAGGGGCTTCTACTCCTGCCGCCGCCCCCCGGGACCGGTGCACAACCCCGCCTCCCGCTGCGGGTTCTTCCGCTGGGCAGACTCCACCGGGTGA
- the apex2 gene encoding DNA-(apurinic or apyrimidinic site) endonuclease 2 isoform X2 yields the protein MKPHSGDLLEEDVAILEGFNSYFSHSRTRTGYSGVATYCTDDVAPFAAEEGLSGLLSGIGAALPLGLTDQFSEQELRQLDSEGRALITKHRLRLPEEEEGERTLAVINVYVPRADPDNQQRLEFKLRFCQLLQARAEALLRDGEIVLVLGDLNISHRPIDHCQPGDLDEFAAQPGRRWLDGFVCQDEEGTGGGLFVDTFRLFNPGRLEAYSCWQTSTGARETNYGTRIDYVLAGGPQARRWLGGCDLLTEVRGSDHCPVRAWLRARCLPTARLPPLCTKNLPEFAGVQQTLSRFLVALSRPDRGPPSPRASGEEGAEFRPGVGAKSRQGAGVGAKPRPAMGGRRGRKVSGRPTLNGNLLAYFKPADAGGAGSGSRSPSPPTAGASEGEEVAPPPAVFWKGLLRGRPPPPACPGHGEPCVLRTVRKAGPNRGRGFYSCRRPPGPVHNPASRCGFFRWADSTG from the exons GAGACCTGCTGGAGGAGGACGTGGCCATCCTTGAGGGCTTTAACTCCTACTTCAGCCACAGCCGCACACGCACTGGCTACtcag GTGTGGCCACCTACTGCACGGACGACGTCGCCCCGTTTGCGGCAGAGGAGGGTCTTTCGGGGCTGCTGTCCGGGATTGGGGCCGCTCTCCCCCTGGGGCTGACCGACCAGTTCTCTGAACAGGAGCTCCGTCAGCTGGACAGCGAGGGCCGGGCCCTCATCACGAAGCACCGCCTACG GCtgccggaggaggaggagggggagaggacacTGGCTGTGATCAACGTTTACGTCCCCCGGGCCGACCCCGACAACCAGCAGCGCCTCGAGTTCAAACTGCGTTTCTGCCAACTGCTGCAGGCCAGGGCTGAGGCCCTGCTTCGGGACGGAGA GATAGTGCTTGTACTTGGAGACCTGAACATATCTCATCGGCCCATTGACCACTGCCAGCCCGGAGACCTG GACGAGTTCGCAGCCCAGCCCGGGCGGAGGTGGTTGGATGGGTTCGTGTGCCAGGACGAGGAGGGGACAGGAGGCGGGCTGTTCGTCGACACTTTCCGGCTCTTCAACCCAGGCCGGCTGGAGGCCTACAGCTGCTGGCAGACCAGCACGGGCGCCCGGGAGACCAACTACGGCACGCGCATTGACTACGTCCTGGCTGGCGGCCCCCAGGCCCGGCGCTGGTTGGGGGGCTGCGATCTGCTGACGGAGGTGCGGGGCTCGGACCACTGCCCCGTACGGGCATGGCTCAGGGCCCGCTGCCTGCCCACCGCCCGCCTGCCCCCGCTCTGCACCAAGAACCTGCCAGAGTTTGCCGGGGTCCAGCAGACCCTCTCCCGCTTCCTGGTGGCCCTCTCCCGCCCCGACCGTGGTCCACCCTCCCCTCGGGCTTCTGGGGAAGAGGGGGCAGAGTTTCGGCCGGGGGTTGGGGCCAAGTCTCGCCAAGGGGCAGGAGTAGGGGCCAAGCCCAGGCCAGCGATGGgtggcaggagggggaggaaggtcAGTGGACGTCCCACCCTGAATGGGAACCTTCTGGCCTACTTCAAGCCCGCAGATGCTGGGGGTGCCGGCTCCGGTTCCCGTTCTCCGAGCCCCCCGACTGCGGGGGCCTCGGAGGGAGAGGAAGTTGCGCCGCCCCCCGCCGTCTTCTGGAAGGGGCTGCTGAGGGGACGGCCCCCGCCCCCAGCCTGCCCCGGTCACGGCGAGCCCTGCGTCCTGCGCACCGTCAGGAAGGCTGGCCCCAACCGCGGGAGGGGCTTCTACTCCTGCCGCCGCCCCCCGGGACCGGTGCACAACCCCGCCTCCCGCTGCGGGTTCTTCCGCTGGGCAGACTCCACCGGGTGA